One Euphorbia lathyris chromosome 1, ddEupLath1.1, whole genome shotgun sequence DNA segment encodes these proteins:
- the LOC136203377 gene encoding sucrose synthase 5-like: MGSNSGPSLKRSNSITDNMPEALKQSRYHMKKCFAKYVEKGRRIMKLQNLLDEMDNVIDDSTIERTKVLQGLLGDIWYSTQEAVVNPPYVAFAIRPSPGFWEFVKVNSADLTVVGITAAEYLKFKEIIFDHNWAEDVNALEVDFGAFDFSMPRLTLSSSIGNGVNFVSKFTTSKLSGKPQNAQPLLDYLLSLNHQGEKLMINESLNTVTKLQMALIVAEVYLSGLAKDTPFPNFELSFKEWGFEKGWGDTAERVKETMRSLSEVLQAPDPVNMEKLFSKLPTIFNIVIFSPHGYFGQANVLGLPDTGGQVVYILDQVKALEDELLLRIKQQGLNVKPQILVVTRLIPDARGTKCNQELEPINGTKHSNILRVPFTVGDKVLRQWVSRFDVYPYLEKFTQDVAVKVLDLMDGKPNLIIGNYTDGNLAATLLANKLGITQATIAHALEKTKYEDSDIKWKELEPKYHFSCQFIADTISMNAADFIIASTYQEIAGSKERPGQYESHTAFTLPGLCRIVSGINVFDPKFNIAAPGADQSVYFPNTEKQKRFTQFHPAIEELLYSKEENEEHIGYLSDKKKPIIFSMARLDVVKNLTGLTEWYGKNKRLRNLANLVIVGAFFDPSKSKDREEMAEIKKMHALVEKHQLKGQFRWIAAQTDRQRNSELYRCIADTKGAFAQPALYEAFGLTVIEAMNCGLPTFATNQGGPAEIIVDGVSGFLIDPNNGDETSNKIADFFEKSKVDAGYWNKFSEDGLKRINECYTWKIYANKVLNMGCIYTFWRQLNKEQKQAKQRYIQMFYNLQLKRQVKNVPIPSEEPQQQAESKPVNKEPPSTRRSQSRLQRLLGA, translated from the exons ATGGGTTCGAATTCAGGTCCAAGCTTAAAGAGGTCAAACTCCATAACAGATAACATGCCAGAGGCGTTGAAGCAAAGCAGATATCATATGAAGAAATGCTTTGCTAAATATGTTGAGAAAGGTAGAAGGATTATGAAACTTCAAAATCTACTTGATGAAATGGACAATGTCATTGATGACTCAACCATTGAGAGAACCAAAGTCTTGCAAGGTTTACTTGGAGACATTTGGTATTCTACTCAGGAAGCAGTTGTTAACCCCCCATACGTAGCATTTGCCATAAGACCAAGTCCCGGTTTCTGGGAATTTGTCAAGGTTAACTCTGCTGATCTCACAGTTGTTGGAATCACTGCAGCTGAGTATTTGAAATTCAAAGAAATCATTTTTGACCACAACTG GGCAGAAGATGTAAACGCATTAGAAGTGGATTTTGGAGCATTTGATTTCTCTATGCCTCGCCTGACATTGTCTTCTTCAATCGGCAACGGAGTTAACTTTGTTTCCAAGTTCACAACTTCAAAGTTAAGTGGAAAGCCCCAGAATGCTCAGCCTTTACTGGATTACTTGCTCTCACTCAACCATCAAGGCGAA AAACTTATGATCAACGAGAGCCTCAATACCGTTACAAAGCTTCAGATGGCACTGATTGTTGCTGAAGTATACTTGTCAGGACTTGCAAAAGACACCCCTTTTCCAAATTTTGAGCTTAG CTTCAAAGAATGGGGCTTTGAGAAGGGTTGGGGTGATACAGCAGAGAGAGTGAAGGAGACAATGAGATCACTTTCAGAAGTACTGCAAGCACCGGATCCGGTGAACATGGAAAAATTGTTCAGCAAATTGCCAACAATATTTAATATTGTAATATTCTCTCCGCATGGTTATTTTGGACAAGCAAATGTTCTTGGCTTGCCTGATACTGGTGGTCAG GTAGTGTACATTCTGGACCAAGTGAAAGCATTGGAGGATGAGTTGCTTCTCAGGATTAAGCAACAAGGTCTTAATGTAAAACCTCAGATTCTAGTT GTCACAAGACTAATTCCTGATGCTCGTGGAACTAAGTGCAACCAGGAACTGGAACCAATTAATGGCACAAAGCACTCCAACATCCTCCGAGTTCCATTTACTGTCGGAGATAAGGTCCTCCGGCAGTGGGTTTCGCGTTTCGATGTGTATCCTTATCTTGAGAAGTTCACTCAG GATGTTGCAGTCAAGGTACTTGATCTAATGGATGGAAAACCGAATCTCATCATAGGAAACTATACTGATGGGAATTTAGCTGCAACTCTCTTAGCTAACAAACTTGGGATAACTCAG GCAACTATCGCCCATGCTTTGGAGAAGACAAAGTATGAGGATTCAGACATTAAGTGGAAGGAATTAGAACCCAAGTATCACTTCTCATGCCAATTCATAGCCGATACTATTTCAATGAATGCAGCAGATTTCATCATAGCAAGCACGTACCAGGAGATTGCAGGAAG CAAAGAACGACCAGGGCAGTATGAGAGCCATACTGCATTCACACTACCAGGGCTCTGCAGAATTGTTTCTGGCATTAATGTTTTTGATCCGAAATTCAATATAGCTGCAcctggagctgaccaatctgtctATTTCCCCAACACTGAAAAACAGAAGAGATTCACACAATTCCATCCTGCCATCGAAGAACTATTGTACAGCAAAGAGGAGAATGAAGAACATAT CGGGTACCTATCAGACAAGAAGAAACCTATAATCTTCTCAATGGCAAGGCTTGATGTAGTTAAGAATCTCACTGGACTAACGGAGTGGTACGGCAAGAACAAGAGGCTGAGGAATTTGGCTAATCTTGTCATAGTTGGGGCATTTTTTGATCCTTCAAAATCAAAAGATAGAGAAGAAATGGCTGAAATCAAGAAAATGCATGCATTGGTAGAAAAGCATCAACTCAAGGGTCAGTTCAGATGGATAGCAGCACAGACAGATAGGCAACGGAACAGCGAACTGTATCGCTGCATTGCCGACACAAAAGGAGCTTTTGCGCAGCCAGCTCTTTATGAAGCATTTGGACTAACAGTAATCGAGGCAATGAACTGTGGATTACCAACCTTTGCTACCAATCAAGGAGGCCCAGCTGAAATCATTGTCGATGGGGTCTCAGGCTTCCTTATCGACCCCAACAATGGAGATGAGACGAGCAACAAAATTGCTGACTTCTTCGAGAAGAGTAAGGTAGATGCAGGATACTGGAACAAGTTTTCAGAAGATGGGTTAAAACGCATAAATGAATG CTACACATGGAAGATCTATGCAAATAAGGTGTTGAATATGGGTTGCATCTATACATTCTGGCGGCAGCTTAATAAAGAACAGAAACAAGCAAAACAAAGATACATCCAAATGTTCTACAATCTCCAACTCAAAAGACAG GTGAAGAATGTCCCTATCCCAAGCGAAGAACCTCAGCAACAAGCAGAGTCTAAGCCAGTAAACAAAGAGCCACCAAG CACTAGACGTAGTCAATCCCGATTGCAAAG GTTGCTTGGAGCCTAA